From the Ctenopharyngodon idella isolate HZGC_01 chromosome 3, HZGC01, whole genome shotgun sequence genome, one window contains:
- the LOC127509209 gene encoding intercellular adhesion molecule 1-like isoform X1: MLQHFFGLVFLSAVSQLVSFTGTHADECPLQLNPQRVVVEYGGSVSVNCSTSVTHYGMGWETSNGAVPQSRDNLITWRVSNLRQWDIQPFCYINYKKQCQLELPVTIYKTPDSVSISTVNHNRPMMEGNQYELQCDVLNVAPVQYLTVKWYKGQTLVDQTIFTDTTKTPVNKTVTLMIRPDRADDGVQYRCEAELELGEEGPRPPPKVTSDPLSITEYYNSPNYIPIVAAPLALLVLIIALIICVWKKKKSTGRHQIVSEAV, translated from the exons ATGCTTCAACATTTCTTTGGACTTGTTTTTCTCTCGGCAGTTTCACAGCTTGTGAGTTTCACAG GGACACATGCTGATGAATGTCCTCTTCAGCTCAACCCACAGAGAGTTGTTGTGGAGTACGGCGGTTCTGTGTCAGTTAACTGTAGCACTTCTGTCACGCATTATGGGATGGGATGGGAAACCAGTAATGGAGCAGTGCCCCAGAGCAGAGACAATCTGATCACATGGAGAGTGTCAAATCTGAGACAATGGGACATACAGCCATTCTGCTACATAAACTATAAGAAACAGTGTCAATTAGAGCTCCCGGTGACTATTTACA AGACTCCAGACAGTGTGTCCATCAGCACTGTGAATCACAACAGACCAATGATGGAGGGAAACCAGTATGAGCTTCAGTGTGACGTTCTCAATGTGGCTCCTGTTCAGTATCTCACTGTCAAATGGTACAAAGGACAGACTCTGGTGGATCAAACTATCTTCACTGACACCACCAAGACTCCAGTGAATAAAACAGTCACACTCATGATCCGTCCAGACAGAGCTGATGATGGAGTTCAGTACAGGTGTGAAGCAGAGCTGGAACTGGGAGAAGAAGGACCTCGACCTCCTCCTAAAGTCACATCAGATCCTCTCAGCATTACTGAATATT acaACTCTCCAAACTACATTCcaattgttgcagcacctcttgCACTGCTTGTTTTAATCATTGCATTAATTATCTGTgtgtggaaaaagaaaaaatctacTGGACGTCATCAAATAGTAAGTGAAGCGGTATGA
- the LOC127509209 gene encoding intercellular adhesion molecule 1-like isoform X2: MLQHFFGLVFLSAVSQLVSFTGTHADECPLQLNPQRVVVEYGGSVSVNCSTSVTHYGMGWETSNGAVPQSRDNLITWRVSNLRQWDIQPFCYINYKKQCQLELPVTIYKTPDSVSISTVNHNRPMMEGNQYELQCDVLNVAPVQYLTVKWYKGQTLVDQTIFTDTTKTPVNKTVTLMIRPDRADDGVQYRCEAELELGAEGPQPPPKVTSDPLSVEVNGSRPTFWTVLIFFQLLFALMIVI, encoded by the exons ATGCTTCAACATTTCTTTGGACTTGTTTTTCTCTCGGCAGTTTCACAGCTTGTGAGTTTCACAG GGACACATGCTGATGAATGTCCTCTTCAGCTCAACCCACAGAGAGTTGTTGTGGAGTACGGCGGTTCTGTGTCAGTTAACTGTAGCACTTCTGTCACGCATTATGGGATGGGATGGGAAACCAGTAATGGAGCAGTGCCCCAGAGCAGAGACAATCTGATCACATGGAGAGTGTCAAATCTGAGACAATGGGACATACAGCCATTCTGCTACATAAACTATAAGAAACAGTGTCAATTAGAGCTCCCGGTGACTATTTACA AGACTCCAGACAGTGTGTCCATCAGCACTGTGAATCACAACAGACCAATGATGGAGGGAAACCAGTATGAGCTTCAGTGTGACGTTCTCAATGTGGCTCCTGTTCAGTATCTCACTGTCAAATGGTACAAAGGACAGACTCTGGTGGATCAAACTATCTTCACTGACACCACCAAGACTCCAGTGAATAAAACAGTCACACTCATGATCCGTCCAGACAGAGCTGATGATGGAGTTCAGTACAG GTGTGAAGCAGAGCTGGAACTGGGAGCAGAAGGACCTCAACCTCCTCCTAAAGTCACATCAGATCCTCTCAGTGTTGAAGTTAACG
- the LOC127509207 gene encoding zinc finger and SCAN domain-containing protein 26-like, with protein MQSSSGSPFAEIITSLAVMQQEQHQALLDLRQDQERCFQVVVQAQQEDRERFRSWIDREVRPEALEPRAVPAHLPLNKMGSEDDPEVFIDLFQKTAELSGWPRDQWPMRLVPLLSGESQIAAQQLLVQNLLVFDDLKRAILQRVGRSPEEHRQRFRSLELGESGRPFVLAQQLRDSCRKWLLAEGSDVEKIVDRVVLEQFITRLPRRTAEWVQCHRPTSLDSAIHLAEDHMVACPGVGEPLPSVSLSPSSPSVPLSRPVPLPRSRPPGAGLTSAGQDPAPVSPLSPRQSFTPLPATGAAGRSGPAC; from the coding sequence ATGCAATCATCCTCCGGATCGCCATTTGCGGAGATTATCACCTCCCTCGCGGTCatgcaacaagaacaacacCAGGCCCTGCTGGACTTGAGACAGGATCAAGAGAGGTGCTTCCAAGTCGTTGTTCAAGCCCAGCAGGAGGACCGCGAGAGGTTCCGGAGCTGGATTGACCGGGAGGTTCGACCGGAAGCCCTGGAACCTCGAGCTGTGCCCGCCCACCTACCACTCAACAAAATGGGATCTGAGGACGACCCGGAGGTATTCATCGACCTTTTCCAGAAGACGGCTGAGCTGTCGGGCTGGCCGCGGGACCAGTGGCCGATGCGCCTGGTCCCGTTGCTCTCCGGGGAGTCCCAGATAGCGGCACAGCAGCTTCTGGTGCAGAATCTCCTGGTCTTCGACGACCTGAAAAGGGCCATCCTCCAGCGGGTCGGCCGGAGCCCTGAAGAACATCGCCAGCGGTTCCGTTCCCTGGAACTGGGCGAGTCCGGCCGACCGTTCGTGTTGGCCCAACAGCTCCGGGACTCCTGCCGCAAATGGCTGTTGGCTGAGGGAAGCGACGTGGAGAAGATTGTCGATCGAGTGGTACTGGAGCAGTTCATTACTCGGCTCCCACGGAGGACAGCCGAGTGGGTCCAGTGCCACCGCCCCACGTCGCTGGACTCGGCCATCCACCTCGCGGAGGACCATATGGTGGCGTGCCCAGGGGTCGGCGAACCCCtcccatctgtctctctctctccttcttccccttctgttcctctctctcGTCCTGTCCCTCTCCCCAGGTCCCGCCCACCGGGGGCGGGACTGACTTCCGCTGGACAGGACCCCGCTCCTGTTTCTCCGCTTTCTCCACGCCAATCATTTACCCCACTCCCTGCCACTGGGGCGGCGGGGAGGTCTGGGCCAGCCTGTTAG